Part of the Halobellus ruber genome is shown below.
CGTGACGTGTGATGATTGCGGGCACGGTGAAGCGTGGTACACGATCAAGCAGACGGGCTCGGCTGACGAACCTCCTACTCGGTTTTTCAAATGTACCGAGTGCGGGAATCGGTGGCGAGACTACAATTAAAGTATCGTTTATCCGTCCTCGCGTTTGGAAAACCGCGTCGACGGAGCCGGTCCGTTTGACCGTGTACCACGCCTCGCCGTTGCCGCACTCCTCGCCGGTCACGTCGGTCGCGGTGGGCTTGCCCTCGAAGTTCGCGCCCTCCTCGGTTTCGATCACGTCGTCGTCGGTCTGTGACTCCGTGGAGACGAACTCCGCGGCCAGTTCGGCGCGCGCGCCGCAGTCGTCCCATCATTCCCTCGCGGGAGACCATCACCGTCCCGCAATCGTCGCAGAACTGCACACTTCCAACTCCCCGTCGGAGATACAAGTGTTTCTCGGGACTGTCACCCCCCAGTCGGCGGCGTCCGCAGTCGCCGTACCCGCTACTCCTGCGGTTCGACGCCGCCCTCGACCATCGGGCAGTTCCGCACCCGGAACCGTTCGCTGCCGACGACCTCTACGATCTCGGTCCCCTCGTGGGTACACCGCAGTTCGGGCGGCGCCGCCAGATACGGACACGATTGACAGTACTTGTCCTTGGGGACGACGTGCTCCCGGGCCGCCGACCCGTCGTCGCCGACGGACTCCACCTCGGGGGCGGGTCCGACGTCGCCGAGGGAGCCACCTCCGGCGTCGGCATCGACGTCGACGCCGACGCCCACTGACTCCTCGGAGCCGAGCGACGACCACAGGGTCTCCTCGTCGATCTCCCCGACCGACATCCGGTCGAACGGGTCGTCGTCGGGATCCGGCGGCTCCTCGGACAGGTCCGGGTCGAAGTCGGGCGGCTCCGCCGCGTCGTCGGACCGATCCGTGCGCTGGCGGTTGATCCGCTCTGCAAGCTCCGAGAGCGGCGCGTCGTCGTCCCGCGTCTCGTCGTCGTGCGCCGTCGGGCGCGCGGGATCGTCGGTCGCCGACCCGTCGTCGCTCATCGGTCGTCGTCGCCCCCGTCGGTCCCGGCGTCGGTTTCGTCGGTCCCGAGCAGGTCCTCCATGGTCTCCGACCACTCGGAATCGCCGGGCCCGTCACCGTCAGCGGGGTCGCCCGCGGACCCGCCGGCGTCGGGGTCGCTATCGCGCGGCCACGCGTCGGACCCGTCGGCAGTATCGCGGTGCTCGTCGTTACCGCCGGCGGCCGGTCCGCCCGCCGCGTCCCGCTCGCCGGTGTCCGTTGCCGCCGCCTCGCTGCCGACGGGTCCGGTCGACGGCTCCGGTCCGGAGCCGTTCGCCCGCGACCCCGACGGTTCGGTGCGTTCCGAGTTGCCGTCGGACGGCGTCGGCCCCGACTCCAGCGCGGGGCGGTTCCCGACCGTCAGCAGGTTCGATTTGAACCACCCGCCGGCCTCGACGTCCTCGAACGGCGACCCGCAGTGCGGACACGCCGGCTCCCCGAGGAGGCCGATCCGGACCCCGTTCCCGCAGGACTCACACGCCGCCTCCGCGATCCCGCGTCGGTTCGCCGCCTCCCGCAACTCCGCGACACCCTCGCGTTCCTCGATCACGCCTTCGAGCGCCGCCACCCGCCGCCTGAGACCGACGACCGCGTTTGCGACCCTGCGGAGTTTCTCGTCCCGATCCGCCGCGTCGGCTTCGAGCGTCTCCGCCCGTTCGGTGAGGTACTCCAGGATCTCCTCGTAGTTCCCGAACCCCTCGTCGATCCGGCGGTCGATCGCCGGGTGGTCGTGCTCGGCGGGCGCCTTCGCGTCGGCCTCCCGCTTCACTTGGATCACGCGCTCGCGCACGTCAGTGATCTTTTCGTCGAGGTCGCCCTCCAACTCCCCGACCCGCCCGGCGAGTTCCTCGACGCGGGCTTCGAGGTCCTCCATCCCGTCTGCGGCGCGCGGCGCAGCCGGTTGGCCGTCGACGAGGCCCGAAAGGTCGGCGTTCTCCACCCCCTCGGCGTTCTCGTCGAGCAGCCGGTGAGCCGCAAGCAGCCGCCGGACGACCTCGGCCCGGGACCTGTCGGTTGCGGCCGCTCGCTCCGCCACCCAGGCTTCCAGGTCCTCCGGTAGCCCCTCAACCGGTTCTGTCCCCATTCGTTGGATGTAGGTCGGCGGGGCGTTAAAATATTGCCGGGAGTCCGAGCCCGACCCGTAGCCGGACCTTACTCCAGGTACTCCGGGTCCCCGCCGGCGTCGCTTCCCTCGTCGGCCCGTCGGTTCACGTCGACCTGGTAGTGTTTGAGGATGTCGCGACCGAGCAACAGCGGATAGTCCATGTGCGATCGGTCCCCGACGCTCGCGGTGACGGTGTGTTGGGTCCCGCCGATCCCGATGACCAGATCCACCACCGGGCGGGCGTCCCCGGACTTCCTGGAGCCGGACTTCACCCGGGTCATACTCTTGATCGGCCCCGCGCCGACCTCGGCCGCGAGCGACGTGTCGATACTGGTCCGCGTCGCGCCGGTGTCGGACTTGGCTGCGGCCTGCGTCGACCCGCTCGTCCCCGAGACGACCACCTCCTCGATGTAGCCGATCGTCGGCCGCTCGCCGGTGGTGCCCGTCTCGATCCGGGGCATTCCAGCCGGCCGGGAGTCGTCGAGGGTGCTGGACAGTTCGGCCACGCGGTCGTCGTCGACCTCGCCGCCGGCTCTCTCGACTGCGAGCTTTGCGATGTACGGCGCCGGGCTCCGGCCGGTCGCGCGGTGGAGGCCGCGGAACCCCGCGGTCGGGTTCGTCTCCAGGACGAACCACCCGTCGGTTCCCTCGATCAGGTCGACGCCGACGTAGTCCAACCCGACCACGTCGGCGGCGTAGAGGGCGGTTTCCTTGGCGGCCGTCGGCATCCCGTCGGTGGCGTCTCTGACCTCCCCGCCAAGGGAGACGTTGGTCCGCCAATCGCCTTCGGGGGCGTAGCGGTACATCGCGCCGACGACTTCCCCGCCGACGACGTACACGCGGAGGTCGCGGTGTTTCTCGTCGTCGCGCTCGACGAGCGACTGGAGGAACGCCTGCCGGTTGCCGACCTGCGGGTTCACCGGCTCGGTGAGATCCACCTTCCAGGTCCCGCCGCCGTGGGTCCCGATCGCGGATTTGTACACCCCGACCTCGCCGAACCGGTCGCGGCCGCTGTTCAGCCGGTCGTTGGACAGCGCCAGCAGGGCGTCCGGCACCGCGATGTTCCAGTTCGCGAGCGTCGCCGCCGTCGCGAACTTGTGCGTCGCGGCGAGTACCGCCCCGGGCTCGTTCAGCATCGGCCGGATGCGCTCGAACGTCGCCGCCAGTCCCAGCAGCTCCGCGGGCTCCTCGGAGTTCGACAGCAGCAGCCGGTTCGCGACCACGTCGACCTCCGGCTCGATGGTGACGTCGCCGTCCTCGATCGAGACGGCGGTGTTCTCCCGGCGCAGCCAGATCCCTTCGTGACCGAGGGCGTCGACCGCGTTGAGGATGGCTTTGGTCTCCTTACTGTTGTGCAGCGAGAGAACTCCCACACGGACCGAATCGCCGTCGGCAGACATATCCGACGGGTCTCGCCGCGCCGTCAAAGAGGTGCCGATACGGCCACCAGGACGGCTGTCGGCCGACCAACTCCGGATCGTCACCGTTTATCCCGTCAGGGGAGTTTGTGGCGGGTATGCAAAGCGACGCGGCGTTCGAGTACGACGGCGGCCGGGTCGACCCCGGCACCCGTCGGAACCTCCGCTATGCGATCAGCGAGACCTACCTCGGCGACCCGATCCGGATTCCGGTCACGGTCGTCAACGGCGACCGCGAGGGGCCGACGGTGTTCCTCTCGGCGGCGTCCCACGGCGACGAGCTCAACGGGATCGAGGTGGTCCGGGAGGTGGCCCACGAGTGGGACCTCTCGGATCTGGCGGGCACGCTCGTGTGTCTGCCGGTACTGAACGTTCCCGGCTTCCTGGCCCAACAGCGGTACCTCCCGATCTACGACCGCGACCTCAACCGGTCGTTCCCCGGTCGGGAGGGGTCGACCAGCGCAAAGCGGATGGCCGCCCGGATCTTCGACAACTTCATCCAGCCCTGTGACTTCGGCGTCGACTTCCACACCTCGACCCGAGGGCGGACGAATATGCTCCACGTCCGCGCGGACATGTCCGACGACGCGGTCGCGCGGCTGGCCCAGGCGTTCGGCTCAAACGTCATCATCGACGGGGAGGGCGGGGACGGCCTGCTCCGGACCGAGGCGACCCGCGCGGGCGTCCCGACCGTGACCGTCGAGATGGGCGAGGCCCACCGGTTCCAGCGGGATCTCATCGATGACGCCCTGGCGGGCGTCGAGAGCGTCTTCGCGGAGTACGGACTCCGGGAGACGCCCGTGGTCCGGTGGCCGGGGTGGCGGACGGTCATCCGGGACACCGACGAGCGGACCTGGATCCGTGCGGACGTCGGCGGGATCGTGGATATGCACCACGAGTCGGGATCGCTCGTCCACGCCGGCGATCGGATCTGTACGCTCACTGACCCGTTCAAAAGCGACAGCGCCGCGGTCGAGGCCCCGTTCACCGGCCTGCTCGTCGGCGTCCTCGAGAACCCGGTCGTCTACCCCGGGAACCCGCTGTGTCACCTCGTCGAACTCGACGACGAGGTCCGGCGGGTCGTCGAGCGCGAACAGGCCGCCGACACCGCGGCGTGAGTCGCGAGGTCACGACGCCGACGCCCCCGGTCGCAACTCCTACACGTAAGGTCTATACTGGTTGCGTCCTGACCATCATCGGAGTATGAGTCAGTCTTACGACCGGGGCCTCGTCGAGGACTTCGGCCGCTGGCGGGAGTTCAAGGCGGGAATGTGGGCCTGGATCTTCCACAAGTTCACCGGCTGGGTGCTGGTGGGGTATCTGTTCACCCACATCGCCGTCCTCTCGACGGCGCTGCAGAGCCCCGAGGCCTACACGACGACGATCCAGTCGCTCGAGAGCCTCCTCGTCGTGCGTCTGCTGGAAGTCGGCCTGCTGGCCGTGGCGGTGTTTCACATCCTCAACGGCCTCCGGCTCCTGTTCGTCGACCTCGGCCTCGGGCTGGAGTCGCAGGACAAGAGCTTCTACGCGTCGCTCGTCCTGACCGGGGCGATCGTCGTCGCGAGCGTGCCGACGTTCCTCGCGGGGGTGTTCGGCTGATGGCCGAACGCTACTCGTCCTTCGAGCGCGGCGGCCGCCGGTGGCTGTGGCAGCGCATCACCGCCGCGTTCCTCGTGGCCGTGCTCGCCTTCCACTTCTTCCTGCTGCACTTCGTGAACCACGCCGACGAGGTGACGTTCGCGATGTCGCAGGGGCGGATGCAGGAGCTCACCTACTTTTCGCTCATGATCCTTTTCCTCCTGACCGCGACGTTCCACGGCGTCAACGGCGTCTACAACGCCCTCGTGAACCAAGGCATCTCCGGCACGCAGAAAACCGCCGTGAAGGCGGTCCTCGGCGTCGCCAGCGCCGTCCTGATCGTTCAGGGCGTCCGAACCGCGCTCAAGTGGGCCGGGGGCGTCCCGATCTGATCGGACACCAACCACTATGAGCACCCAACTCCCAGAGCAGACCGAGGAGGAATCGACCGAAACCGACGCGGGGGCGACGGCCGCACCCCAGGAGCGCCGGCTGGCGGAGAAACGCGACCGCGCCGCGGAGGCCGACCGGCAACGGCAGGCCGAGGAGGCCGAGAAGGCGTTCGACGCCGACGACACCTACCACCTGAAGGTGTTCCGATACGACCCCGAGATCGAGGGCAAGAAGGAGCCCCGGTTCGACGACTTCCACGTCCCCTTCGAGAAGGGGATGACCGTCCTCGACGCCCTGATGTTCGCCCGCGACACCTACGACTCCAGTCTCACCTTCCGGCACTCCTGCCGGCAGGCGGTCTGTGGGTCGGACGCGATGTTCGTCAACGGGCAACAGCGGCTCTGCTGTAAGACCCAACTCTCGGATCTCGAGGAACCGGTCCGGATCGAACCGCTCCCCCACGCCGAGGTCGTCAAGGACCTCGTGGTGGATATGGAGCACTTCTACGACCAGATGGAGGCGATCGAGCCGTACTTCCAGACCGACGACCTCCCCGACGGCGAACTCGAAGAGCAGCGCCAGACGCGGGAGAACCGCGAGAAGGTGAAGATGTCGACGCGGTGCATCTGGTGTGGCGCGTGTATGTCGTCGTGCAACATCGCCGCCGGCGACAACGAGTACCTCGGTCCTGCCGCGATCAACAAGGCCTACCGCTTTACGATGGACGAACGCGAGGGCGAGGAGATGAAACAACAGCGACTGAAGATCCTCGAACAGGAACACGGCGTCTGGCGGTGTCAGACCCAGTTCTCGTGTACGGAGGTCTGCCCGAAGGACATCCCGCTGACCGAGCACATCCAGGAGATCAAACGCGAGGCCGTGAAGAACAACCTGAAGTTCTGGTAAGAAGAATTGGGTATAACCTGAGTACTTTTATATAGGAATTCGTCTGTTAGAGTCCCCACGGTGCCATCGGCACACGAGAAGACGGGACCGACGGTGTCGTTAACCAACAGACGCATCCTCGACTGGCAGTGTGTTGGTTAACAAGTAGAGCAGTTGATGGGGCTAACCGTCACGGTGGGGAATTTAAATCGTGTCAGAACAATATGATGAGTAATGTCTGATGATGAGTCAGGTCTTGATACGTCGCGTGCGACAATAACGGTCTACGCTCCTGTATACCAGCGTGATAAATGGGATGAAGAAGCCGAAGAACTGGGACTGAGTCGTAGCGAATATCTCAAGATGATGATTCAGGCAGGGAGAAAGCACTTCGACCCTGATAACGGTCAAAAAAAACTTACTTCAATTGGTGGGGCAGAGACTCCGATACCAGATAGCGACCACCCGTCTAATAAATTCTCTGAGGATATTTGCTTGGAGAGCCAAATTCTG
Proteins encoded:
- a CDS encoding succinylglutamate desuccinylase/aspartoacylase family protein, encoding MQSDAAFEYDGGRVDPGTRRNLRYAISETYLGDPIRIPVTVVNGDREGPTVFLSAASHGDELNGIEVVREVAHEWDLSDLAGTLVCLPVLNVPGFLAQQRYLPIYDRDLNRSFPGREGSTSAKRMAARIFDNFIQPCDFGVDFHTSTRGRTNMLHVRADMSDDAVARLAQAFGSNVIIDGEGGDGLLRTEATRAGVPTVTVEMGEAHRFQRDLIDDALAGVESVFAEYGLRETPVVRWPGWRTVIRDTDERTWIRADVGGIVDMHHESGSLVHAGDRICTLTDPFKSDSAAVEAPFTGLLVGVLENPVVYPGNPLCHLVELDDEVRRVVEREQAADTAA
- a CDS encoding succinate dehydrogenase hydrophobic membrane anchor subunit, with amino-acid sequence MAERYSSFERGGRRWLWQRITAAFLVAVLAFHFFLLHFVNHADEVTFAMSQGRMQELTYFSLMILFLLTATFHGVNGVYNALVNQGISGTQKTAVKAVLGVASAVLIVQGVRTALKWAGGVPI
- a CDS encoding putative ATP-dependent zinc protease — translated: MSADGDSVRVGVLSLHNSKETKAILNAVDALGHEGIWLRRENTAVSIEDGDVTIEPEVDVVANRLLLSNSEEPAELLGLAATFERIRPMLNEPGAVLAATHKFATAATLANWNIAVPDALLALSNDRLNSGRDRFGEVGVYKSAIGTHGGGTWKVDLTEPVNPQVGNRQAFLQSLVERDDEKHRDLRVYVVGGEVVGAMYRYAPEGDWRTNVSLGGEVRDATDGMPTAAKETALYAADVVGLDYVGVDLIEGTDGWFVLETNPTAGFRGLHRATGRSPAPYIAKLAVERAGGEVDDDRVAELSSTLDDSRPAGMPRIETGTTGERPTIGYIEEVVVSGTSGSTQAAAKSDTGATRTSIDTSLAAEVGAGPIKSMTRVKSGSRKSGDARPVVDLVIGIGGTQHTVTASVGDRSHMDYPLLLGRDILKHYQVDVNRRADEGSDAGGDPEYLE
- a CDS encoding succinate dehydrogenase/fumarate reductase iron-sulfur subunit, whose translation is MSTQLPEQTEEESTETDAGATAAPQERRLAEKRDRAAEADRQRQAEEAEKAFDADDTYHLKVFRYDPEIEGKKEPRFDDFHVPFEKGMTVLDALMFARDTYDSSLTFRHSCRQAVCGSDAMFVNGQQRLCCKTQLSDLEEPVRIEPLPHAEVVKDLVVDMEHFYDQMEAIEPYFQTDDLPDGELEEQRQTRENREKVKMSTRCIWCGACMSSCNIAAGDNEYLGPAAINKAYRFTMDEREGEEMKQQRLKILEQEHGVWRCQTQFSCTEVCPKDIPLTEHIQEIKREAVKNNLKFW
- the sdhC gene encoding succinate dehydrogenase, cytochrome b556 subunit, with translation MSQSYDRGLVEDFGRWREFKAGMWAWIFHKFTGWVLVGYLFTHIAVLSTALQSPEAYTTTIQSLESLLVVRLLEVGLLAVAVFHILNGLRLLFVDLGLGLESQDKSFYASLVLTGAIVVASVPTFLAGVFG
- a CDS encoding DUF5805 domain-containing protein, producing the protein MSDDESGLDTSRATITVYAPVYQRDKWDEEAEELGLSRSEYLKMMIQAGRKHFDPDNGQKKLTSIGGAETPIPDSDHPSNKFSEDICLESQILEAISRGDYLTWNEIVDTVVDDIERYIDKELDDLRDSNQIRYDGQRGGFTDIPQANE